Proteins encoded together in one Drosophila willistoni isolate 14030-0811.24 unplaced genomic scaffold, UCI_dwil_1.1 Seg195, whole genome shotgun sequence window:
- the LOC124461080 gene encoding uncharacterized protein LOC124461080 codes for MSNSDRVPVQPSAESQEDGAEATENGAVSSDRETDTPTMSTPSRGDGLSVLNGMFESHAGNGTAIKRPSKIDLAPWSVPALAQSTIQGVSLPFLANTANLHNGLWTQGQSNAGGMQHGPGIQRPATGHLTLSPGVHSTDLGHKKTLLSSEQIAARQVLNKDLPVFSGKPEEWLLFISHYEQSTERCGISNEENLIRLQKCLKGAAWDAVRGKLMCPETVPYAIGTLRMLYGRPEIIHSSLQRKLREEPAARLNNLDSVIQLALAVQNYCATLVAIGLKEYLHDPALLGELVDKLPGELKLDWGRHRMTLIGCVANLSIFDNWLFGIAMCASMVTPYTVPAKDGAKRTKERIFLHNELQSGSSQESKTQEVRIRLCPKCAGSHNVADCRLFREMSIKQRKEFVRQKRLCYCCFDQHVIRNCKSKRSCGVDGCRQIHHSLIHETADYKESKSQWQTNEDDKPIHPPILFHGDITSKALFRYMPIMLYGRKRNLATYALLDEGAACSLIEETLADELGLDGPAEELCLKWTSQVTQTESASKYVSVGVSSMCQGATQFELKSLRTVRKLDLPTQTVTDELVTSRKHLQYLPNLSYCNVKASLIIGLDNLKVCVPLEIRESEGDDVVAARCRLGWSVYGRHSDAAPASSHILHICECNEASSMGALDASMKEYFAMESSGTRVPSKPLRSKDDERALQIMEATTSYCPIDKRWQTGLLWRFDKVDLPDSYSMAMRRLQCLEAKMAKDIDLKSFMLDIMQSYEEKGYIRRLTESELDKGKSSWFLPIFTVTNPNKNKTRLVWDAAAKVNGTSLNDVLLKGPDILASLVGVLIRFRERPVAVAGDISEMFHQVRVRPEDQTAQKFLWRSGNSAKAAETYVMQVMTFGASCSPALANYIKNRNAERFRKESPRAVAAICRNTFVDDWLESTNTEDEMTELAMEVQRIHLEGGFNMRRWTSNSASVVRALKNQEGDVPREVGFLEKTLDKVLGMWWLPVTDQLTYVVKPDLLERASKDYPPKRTVLSVVMSIFDPLGLLGFFTVRAKIILQNIWRAGTDWDESLQEEDQADWKIWVKLLPKINEVRISRCMPKVCCARRVQLHTFVDASINAYAALVYLRAEVDGIVHCSLVASKTRVAPLKPVSIPRMELMAAVLGLRLTKFIEPELSVTVCQRIFWTDSKDVLCWIRSDARKYNQFVALRVGEILEDSDVLSWRWVPTQHNVADDGTKWTKMPDMTGNSRWFVGPRFLYEQETQWPSMEQSPSKTSESILHHEEKVKGNSSLACITPDPERFGTLEKLRAVQKRVLNFLQGICKRPCGEQLMNILAINRYVETDAVFIRACQEEEFPEEIRCLNQGHSITNRKSKLFKCTPYLDELGVLRIKGRIDRIEGAFVARRGVPRTILSDNGTNFRGASRVLKEHIERISTSAVEQQYPTLEFKFNPPSSPHMGGVWERL; via the exons ATGAGCAACAGTGATAGAGTACCAGTTCAACCTAGCGCTGAGAGTCAGGAAGACGGcgctgaggcgactgagaatGGAGCGGTCTCAAGCGACAGAGAAACTGATACACCAACGATGTCAACGCCATCCAGAGGCGACGGTTTGTCAGTGCTTAATGGAATGTTCGAGAGTCACGCAGGAAACGGTACGGCAATTAAACGGCCCAGTAAAATTGATCTAGCTCCGTGGTCCGTACCTGCGTTGGCGCAATCGACTATTCAAGGAGTGAGTCTACCTTTTCTGGCCAATACAGCTAATCTTCATAACGGATTGTGGACCCAAGGACAAAGTAACGCGGGTGGAATGCAGCATGGACCTGGAATCCAACGGCCGGCTACCGGACACTTGACGTTAAGCCCTGGAGTGCACTCTACGGATTTAGGACACAAGAAAACTCTATTGTCATCGGAACAGATAGCGGCCCGCCAAGTACTGAACAAAGACTTACCCGTGTTTTCCGGTAAGCCAGAAGagtggttgttgtttataaGCCACTACGAACAATCTACTGAAAGATGTGGAATTAGTAACGAAGAGAATCTTATTCGGCTCCAAAAGTGCTTAAAAGGAGCGGCTTGGGATGCCGTTCGAGGAAAGCTAATGTGTCCAGAGACGGTGCCGTATGCAATCGGTACGTTACGGATGCTTTATGGAAGACCGGAGATTATTCACTCGAGCCTACAAAGGAAACTAAGAGAAGAACCAGCGGCACGCTTAAATAATTTGGATTCGGTTATTCAGCTAGCCTTGGCAGTGCAGAACTATTGCGCGACACTGGTCGCAATTGGGCTTAAAGAGTATCTGCACGATCCAGCTTTACTAGGCGAGCTCGTCGATAAGTTGCCGGGAGAATTGAAACTCGATTGGGGAAGACACCGAATGACTCTAATTGGATGTGTGGCTAACTTGTCTATCTTTGACAATTGGTTGTTTGGCATTGCAATGTGTGCCTCAATGGTTACGCCGTATACAGTTCCAGCTAAGGATGGAGCAAAGAGAACCAAAGAGCGAATTTTTCTGCACAACGAATTGCAAAGTGGATCTAGTCAGGAATCGAAAACACAAGAAGTACGCATCCGGTTGTGCCCCAAATGTGCAGGGAGTCATAACGTAGCAGACTGTCGCCTCTTTCGAGAAATGAGCATAAAGCAGAGAAAGGAGTTCGTGCGGCAAAAAAGGCTCTGCTATTGTTGTTTTGATCAGCACGTGATACGGAATTGCAAAAGTAAAAGAAGTTGTGGTGTCGATGGGTGCAGGCAGATACACCACTCGTTGATCCACGAGACAGCGGACTACAAGGAAAGCAAATCGCAGTGGCAGACGAATGAGGATGATAAACCAATTCATCCACCAATCTTATTCCATGGAGATATAACAAGCAAGGCTTTATTCAGATATATGCCAATCATGTTATACGGAAGGAAGCGAAATTTAGCGACATATGCCTTACTGGACGAGGGAGCCGCTTGCTCTTTGATTGAAGAAACTCTGGCAGACGAGTTAGGACTAGATGGCCCGGCCGAAGAACTGTGCTTAAAGTGGACCAGTCAAGTCACTCAAACGGAAAGCGCGTCCAAGTATGTGAGTGTCGGAGTGTCGTCGATGTGTCAAGGTGCGACGCAATTTGAACTCAAGAGTTTGCGCACGGTACGTAAGCTAGACTTGCCTACGCAAACAGTTACCGACGAACTGGTAACATCGAGAAAGCATCTACAGTATTTACCAAATTTAAGTTACTGTAACGTAAAAGCAAGCTTAATTATTGGTCTGGATAATTTGAAAGTTTGTGTGCCTTTGGAGATACGGGAGTCCGAAGGAGACGACGTGGTCGCGGCGCGCTGTAGATTGGGCTGGTCTGTGTATGGCCGGCACAGCGACGCCGCTCCAGCGTCCTCACACATATTGCACATATGTGAGTGCAATGAAGCGAGCAGCATGGGCGCTTTGGATGCGTCAATGAAAGAATACTTTGCTATGGAGTCCTCGGGAACACGTGTGCCAAGTAAGCCATTAAGATCGAAAGACGACGAGCGCGCGTTGCAGATTATGGAGGCGACCACAAGTTATTGCCCGATTGACAAACGTTGGCAAACTGGACTGTTATGGAGGTTCGACAAAGTAGATCTACCGGATTCATACTCAATGGCCATGAGGCGTCTTCAGTGTTTAGAAGCGAAAATGGCAAAGGACATCGATCTTAAAAGCTTTATGTTGGACATTATGCAAAGCTATGAAGAAAAGGGATACATCCGGAGATTAACAGAAAGTGAGCTAGATAAGGGTAAAAGTTCATGGTTTCTTCCTATATTTACAGTCACTAACCCAAACAAGAACAAGACGAGGCTGGTCTGGGATGCAGCTGCGAAAGTCAACGGCACGTCATTAAACGACGTCTTGCTAAAGGGCCCCGATATACTGGCATCTCTAGTTGGCGTGTTAATACGTTTTCGGGAGCGACCAGTAGCAGTGGCTGGTGACATAAGTGAGATGTTTCACCAAGTAAGAGTGCGCCCAGAGGACCAGACGGCTCAGAAGTTTCTATGGCGCAGTGGAAATTCGGCTAAAGCGGCAGAAACGTACGTGATGCAGGTTATGACATTCGGTGCTTCCTGCTCGCCGGCCTTAGCTAATTACATAAAGAATCGCAACGCAGAGCGGTTCAGAAAAGAATCTCCAAGAGCTGTTGCGGCCATTTGTAGAAACACGTTTGTCGACGACTGGCTCGAGTCGACAAACACCGAAGACGAGATGACGGAGTTGGCCATGGAGGTGCAGAGAATTCACTTGGAGGGTGGATTCAACATGAGGCGCTGGACCTCGAATTCTGCGAGCGTAGTGAGAGCGCTCAAGAACCAAGAAGGAGACGTGCCTAGGGAGGTGGGATTCCTTGAAAAAACGCTAGATAAGGTTTTAGGCATGTGGTGGCTGCCCGTGACAGATCAACTTACGTATGTAGTCAAGCCGGATTTGCTTGAAAGAGCATCGAAAGACTATCCGCCCAAAAGAACTGTGTTAAGTGTGGttatgtcaatttttgacccaCTTGGATTGCTTGGCTTTTTCACTGTTCGTgctaaaattattttgcagAATATCTGGCGAGCAGGAACGGATTGGGATGAGTCTCTTCAGGAAGAGGACCAAGCAGACTGGAAAATTTGGGTGAAGCTGTTACCCAAAATCAACGAAGTGAGGATTTCAAGGTGCATGCCGAAGGTTTGTTGTGCAAGACGAGTACAACTTCACACGTTTGTGGACGCCAGCATCAACGCTTATGCAGCGCTTGTGTACCTGCGAGCAGAAGTGGATGGAATAGTCCACTGTTCCCTGGTAGCGTCTAAGACACGAGTGGCCCCCTTGAAGCCAGTCTCAATACCACGGATGGAACTGATGGCTGCTGTTTTAGGTTTACGGCTGACGAAATTCATCGAACCTGAACTCTCAGTAACCGTATGTCAGCGTATTTTCTGGACGGATTCGAAGGACGTTTTATGCTGGATTAGATCAGATGCCCGCAAATACAATCAATTTGTGGCATTGCGAGTTGGAGAAATTCTGGAAGACTCTGACGTGCTATCTTGGCGATGGGTGCCCACCCAGCATAACGTTGCAGACGATGGCACGAAATGGACAAAGATGCCAGACATGACCGGGAATTCAAGGTGGTTTGTTGGCCCGAGATTCTTGTATGAACAAGAGACACAATGGCCTAGCATGGAGCAGAGCCCGAGCAAGACGAGTGAAAGTATCTTGCACCACGAGGAGAAAGTCAAAGGGAACTCTAGTTTGGCTTGCATCACACCTGATCCGGAACGATTCGGAACGTTGGAAAAGCTACGGGCGGTACAAAAGCGAGTTCTAAACTTTTTGCAAGGCATATGTAAGAGGCCTTGCGGAGAACAACTGATGAACATTTTGGCTATAAACCGCTATGTGGAAACCGATGCAGTTTTTATTCGTGCATGCCAAGAAGAGGAGTTTCCAGAAGAGATCAGATGCTTAAACCAAGGACATAGCATAACAAATAGGAAAAGTAAGCTATTTAAGTGCACTCCTTACCTGGACGAGTTAGGAGTGCTACGTATCAAAGGACGAATCGACAGAATTGAAGGA GCGTTTGTAGCCAGAAGAGGGGTGCCGCGTACCATACTATCGGACAATGGTACAAATTTTAGAGGAGCCAGCCGCGTATTGAAGGAGCACATAGAACGGATATCAACTTCAGCTGTGGAACAGCAGTATCCAACGTTGGAGTTCAAGTTTAACCCTCCCAGTTCACCGCACATGGGCGGCGTTTGGGAGCGACTG